The window GATTGAAATTGTCCGGGAAGCGGCAGCCATTTTCGTCGAGTAAGTCACGGAAGGCGTAGCTGGCTTCCACATAGGTGCCGGCCACCGATACCAACCGCGTAAGGCCGAGCGAAACAGACTCGCCCGGCCCGATCTCGTGCAGTGATTCCGGTTCTTTGCGGCCGAGACCGGCCCCGCCAAACTGCAAAACAACGCCGGCGGCCGACGGCGCCAGGGACAACAAGCTGAACTCCATCGCCGCCTGATTGAACTTGAAAACGCCCAGCGTCCGGTCGCGATGCTGCCACGACCAACCCTCGGAACAGCGCCGGTCGGCCAGCATATACCCGTGCCCGGTGTGTAAGGGAACCAGTTCGGTGATATGTAGCTCCCGGCCGGGGAGTGTCAGAAGCTGGCTCAGGGTGAACTCGTTATCAATTTCGATCGGGTCTTCTGAGCGATGGCGGAAGGGAATCGCTGTCACCACATCTGAAGACAGGTCGGGCAGAATTTCACCGATGCGATTGGTCACGACCCGCTGGAAGCTACAGACCAGATCTTCAAGACGAATCGCGTCGGCCGACACGTTTTGGAAAGTAAAGGTTTCGTCAAGATGCGGCCGAACGGCCGGAAGGGCAAGGACGTGGCTAACATCCAGTGGGCCCAGTTTGCCCCGAATCGTGATTTGGCCGGCTTCTTCAGTCAGGTTTAATCCTTTCAGCGACCGATAGACGATCTGGCAGTCCTCGGCCAAGATTGATGCCGTGTAGCGATACGGGCCGTCGGCCCAGGCAAAATCCGTTGCCTTGTCGGCCAGTTGGATATGGACATCTTGTTCGACTTGCTGCACGCTCAGTTTGAAGGCGCTGTTTTCGCAAACGATGGGAAGGCTGTTGCTCATAGTGTGTTCCTTGCGTTAGGTGCCTGGGGGCTAGTCGTCAGTACCTTGAGTGTGGCTATTCCTTTGCCTGGAGGGCAACTGCTTGTTGGGCCAGTTGCACTAAGTCCGGATAGAATAGTGGGTTGCCCCGCAAGCCGGTACTGGGGTGCATCCCCAGGTGCCAGCGACCGAGATTGCCCCAGAACAGGGTGGAGAGATCCGGCCCACCGAAGCAGACGTTGGTTGGCGCCCCCAAAATCGTGCCTTCGTAATCATCCATGAGGATGGCCAGTTCGCCATTGACTTGCAGGTGAAAGATGGTGTCCGGCCGATAGCATGAGATGAGCAGACTGCCATCGGCGCAGAAGGCAAGCCCATCGGGAACCGTATGCGGCAACTCGACGACCGTCTCCGAACGCCCGCTCTTTTGCCCATCTTCTATAGGAAACCGCACGACGCGCGGTGGATTGAGCGACATGGCAACGTAGAGGTAATTCCCATCCGGGCTGACGGCGCAGCCGTTGGGAAACTGGCAATTCTCGGTATCGATTACCGCGGTGTCCCCGGAAGGTGTGACCCGAAAAATGCAGCCATTGTCGGCTTTCCATGCGCCGCAATCGGTGACATAGAGATTGCCGAGGGCGTCAAAGGCCGGGTAATTGGGCGCGGCCATTTGGCGATCCGCAGAGCCGGTGCTGTAGATGGTTACGTCGCCGGCCTGGGTTACCTTGTGGACGGCGCTCAGCGTGGGCGTGCAAATGTAGACATTGCCTTCAGCATCAAGCGCCAGCCCCAGGTTGAGTCCGCCTGTGGAAGCATAGGGTTCGATCGCACGGGTGTTGTAA is drawn from Candidatus Promineifilum breve and contains these coding sequences:
- a CDS encoding SMP-30/gluconolactonase/LRE family protein, yielding MPLINLANAETFVDGLDHPEGVATGLDGHLYAGGEAGQVYRIHYNTRAIEPYASTGGLNLGLALDAEGNVYICTPTLSAVHKVTQAGDVTIYSTGSADRQMAAPNYPAFDALGNLYVTDCGAWKADNGCIFRVTPSGDTAVIDTENCQFPNGCAVSPDGNYLYVAMSLNPPRVVRFPIEDGQKSGRSETVVELPHTVPDGLAFCADGSLLISCYRPDTIFHLQVNGELAILMDDYEGTILGAPTNVCFGGPDLSTLFWGNLGRWHLGMHPSTGLRGNPLFYPDLVQLAQQAVALQAKE